In Microbulbifer agarilyticus, the DNA window AAGGCACCTTTGCCAAGCGCGACTTCTCCGAACTGCAGCCAAAGTTCCAGCTGTCATACGATTTATCGGAAGACGTGCTGACCTATGTGTCTGTTTCCCGAGGCTTCCGCAGTGGTGGTTTCAACGAACCGCACCCCGATGTCGAGCGCGTCTTTGATCAGGAAATTTCTGACAATTTTGAGATTGGCTTCAAGTCTGATTTTCTGGATCAGAAACTCGTGCTGAACGGCGCTGCGTTTCATGTGAATACGCAAAATACCCAGTATACGCAGTTCAATGTCGAGACCTTTACCCTAGAAAACTTGAGTATTGACCGCTCCATTTCTCAGGGCCTTGAGGCGGATTTCCAGTACCTGGTTAGCTCATCCCTGCGCCTGCACGGTGGTGTTGGTATGGTGAAGTCTGAAATCGATCAATACGCTGCGAATCCGGATCTAGAGGGTAATCGAGTGCCCGGTGTCTACCGCTCCAATATCAATCTTGGTGCTGAGTATGTGCGTGCACTGCAAAGTGGTTCCGAGCTGGAGTTCCGGGTGGACTACCTGCGCAATGGACCCATCGCCTGGGACCTGGAAAACAGCCTGGAAACCGGCGCTACCAATATTGTGAATGTGCGCGCGAGTTACATCTTCGATCAAAGCCGCATTACGCTGTTTGCGGAAAATGTCACCGATGAAGCGACCATTTCTGACGCATTTGTATTGGACTACGGATATGGCCGACAGCCGGGGCGTCCCCGCTACTACGGCGTGCAATTCGGATATTCCTTTTAATTTTTGACTTTACCCATATTAGGGCGCCGCTCGGTTTCCGGGCGGCACCTTGTGTATCTGTAGTGCGAGACGGAACAATGCGAGTACTGACAAGGCAGGATCTGGAAGACATTCTGTATGGGTGTGCGATCCTCGGAACCGGCGGCGGTGGCGAGCTGGATGAGGGTTTTGAACTCATCGATGAAGCGTTGGCGCTGGGCAAGGAGTTTGTGCTCGCAGACCCGTCGGAAATTCCTGACGAAGCGATGATTTGTACCCCCTATATGCTCGGAGCTATCTCAGAGCTGCCGGCGGGAGAGGAGGGTAAGTACGCGCGTTTACCTATCGGTGAAGTGCGTCCCATTCTTGCAGCTTACCAGCGTATGGAGGCTTACAAGGGAACAAAGTTCAGTGGCACCGTCGCCTGTGAACTGGGTGGGTCAAACACGGCAATGGCGTTTTACGTTGCCGCCATGACCGGTGGCTACATCGTCGATGGTGATCCGGCCGGTCGCGCAGTCCCGGAAATTACTCATTCCACTTACTACCTGAACGACCTGCCCGCGGCACCCATTGTGACTGCCAATGCATTCGGTGAGTGCATGGTTATTGAAAATGTGGTTGATGACCTTCGCGCAGAGGAAATTGTCCGCGCGCTATCCATGGCGAGTGGCAATGATATTGCTGCAGTCGATCACGCCCTGCGTATGCAGGAACTGCGCGGCGCGCTGATCGGCGGCACCATCACCAAAGCACTGGAGCTTGGCAGAACCTGGCGCGCTACCAAGGCAGATGGCGGCGATATTCCAGCAAATATTGCGGCACAAGGTGGCGGAGATGTGGTGTTTCGTGGAGCTATCTCCACGTGCGACTGGAAGACCGCTGAGGGTTTTACGCTTGGCAATATTTCAATCTCTGGAGAAGGGGATTACGCTGGCTCGGATTATGCGATCTGGCTCAAGAATGAGAATATGATTGCGTGGTGCAACGGCGAAGTGCACGCCACCATACCGGACCTGATTTGTCTGCTGGATATGGAAACCGGTGAGCCGGTAACCAACCCCAACTATCGCGTGGGCCAGCAAGTGGCCGTGGTAGTTCTACCTGCACCCAATGCATTCCTGAGTGAGAAGGGGTTGGAAATATTTGGGCCGAAGTATCTTGGTTATTCCTTCGAATACCGCAGCGCTTTGGTGTGATTAACTTTTTCTGATCTCTAGAAGATACAGGACTTTGACTTGTCGCGGTTCTGTATCTCATCCTTCTATGTAGCCTTCTCATCACATGTGAGCAATTTCGTGGTTACTTGGCGTCGACGGTAAGTCGCAGCCAACTTTTTTGAAACTTATTCCCCCTCACCTAGCGCAATTCGGTCCGAAAATCAGGCTAGTAGTCGATCGAAGTCGTAACCAAAGTAGGTTCTGTAGAACTGCTCAATTGAGTGGTATCAAATCAATATTGTCACGCCCATAGACACCTCCTGAGTACTGCGGTCGATGCATTTTATTTGGTCAATGTTTCGTCAGGGATGAGCCGTGTAGAGGTTGATTAATCAGCCATAAATTAATCCGACCCTATTTCTCAATCCCGTTTCCCAATGCTATTTCTCAACCTTGTTTCTAATTAGCTTTTCAGCAATGTCGCAAAAATGTACCATATTGTTGACAATCTATGGAGTGGGATACTAAGAAGAGGAGTTTGGCGACAATTATCGGCGAACGCCTTTGGTATTCCCTGTCTGAGGTCCTGAGAGTTTTGTTGCGGGAGAGAGGTATATTCCCCTGGCTGTGCAGGGCTCCGTCCAACGGTTATTGCAGGCTTTATCGTATGGATAACTTTCCAAGTCGATCGAAGGCCAGTGGAAAAATTATACGAGATCTGGACGAACATTTATTTAGGGGGAAGGATGCAAAGGCGTATTTATCTATCATTGATGTTGAGCGTTGTTCTAACGGCTTGTGGCGGCGGTGGCGGGGCGGATTCCTCTTCTAGCGGGGGTACCACACCTCAGAATCAAGCGCCTACGGTTTCCATTGCCGGAGTATCTGCGGTCGACGAAGGAAATGAGATTGTCTTAACCGCCAACGCATCGGATAGCGATGGTTCAATTGCCAGTTATGCCTGGGCGGTGTCCTCTACCGAAGCTATTGATTTGACTTCAGTGACCGAAGCAGAAACTTCTTTTGTTGCGCCCTCTGTTACCGAAGACAAAACCGTAGATGTCACGGTGACAGTGACCGATGATGACGGTGCTACGGCCTCTGCAACGATTACGGTCAATATTGTTGATTTCAAGCCTGACTTCTCCATCTCTTACGAATCGAGCGTTACTGCCGGGGGCGGGTATTACGCTTATATTCAGTCTGATTTGGAGATTAATGACTATGAAATTAATCAGAGTTCTTTTCCGGCTGTTTCAGAAGTGCAGTATAAAGACCCTGATGAATTCAACCGTATAGTGTACTTTTTAGAACATAGTGAAAGCAGTTATACCTTGGCGATGGATGTGAGTGTCCAGTTTAAGGGGCATGAAGAATGGTTTACTAAGACGATTTCTGTTGAGGTTGCTTCGTCAGTAGATTTTGAACGCATCCAGCTCAACGCTGGAGGTTCTCATACGGTTTCCTTCGATGAGTTTCAAGAAGCAAATATACATTTGCCCTTTGAGATGCCGTTTGCTGAAATTTCGATTTCAGAAGCAGGTCTGGTACTGAGTGCTGCAAATTTCTACTCTAGTGAACTCAATTCAAGCTTTTATCTACAGGGTACATTGAATGATGGCCGACCTTTCAAGACGGTTTACCAGGTAACGACTGTGGTCGGAGGTGAGGCTGTTACGGCTTCGGGAAGGGTGCTTTATGAAGATGTCGAACTCGGTAGTGTTTCAACGGTGCCGGTGATGGCTGGAAGCATTGTAGTTCGTGATAGTAGTGATTTAATCGTATCTTCAAGCTCAATTTCTGATGATGGTAGCTATCAAGTAGATATCCCGAAAGGGGTCTCAGTAGACATTAATTATGAGCCGATGTTTTACAAGAACGGGGCTCTGATCCGTGTCGCTGATAATACCGATACCAATTTCCTCAATACGGTGGAGGAGGTTGGCCTGCATATTAGCCAAAGTTATGCTGATCGATTTTGGTCGCTTCAAGCAGTTAAGCCGCCAACCTATCGCTTTGCCATTGTGTCGTCAGAAGTCTTTGACGTGAATACACCCTTCTCCGATTTGGTTTTAGATAGTGGCTATGAGGCGGGAGTTTATGACCCTGAGCGCGAGTCTGCGGCTGCAAATATCATCAGTAATGTCCGTCGGGCACTTCATTGGGTAGATGACGGCGATCTTCTTGGCTGGGTCGACCTGGATATTTATTGGTCCCCTACAGCCCTGGATAGTAGTTATGCCTGGTATCAGGGTGGATTGGATACCAGTCAGGCCTATGCCAGCTGTCGAAGGAATTGTGCGGGATATAACAGTGCGAGAATCGAGATTGAGCCCGTCTACCATGAGTTTGATGACTGGACGATTACTCACGAGCTCGGTCACTACGTGATGGGTAGTATTTCGCAAAATGATAGCAGTGGCGGGGAGCGAAGCATTGCGGATTATTTAAATCCAATGACAGCTTACTCGGAGGGCTATGCGGATTGGTTTGCCGAAATCGCACTGGATAACTCCTTTGACAGTCAGACACCGGAAGAGCCCTATGTCGGTTGGTTTAACGAAATAGCCGTTCAAAATTCGCTGAATGAGCTGTTCAATGCGGTTGGTAAGGATGTGGCAAAGTTCCATCAGGCAATGATAGATAGTGCCGATTCGCCAGAGTTTAAAACGATTTTCACATTTATTGATTCACTGCATACGCTTGATCCAGGTGCTGTTGAAGGCAAGCTGGGTGCACTTTCTCAGTGGGGTATAAATTCCATCGAGCCAGATGGCCGCGGCGAATTTTATGCGATTCCTAATCACCTCAAAATGGATCCCGAGGCACAAGATGTATATTTGCCAGTGCATCAGCGCATCCACTTGGGCGAGCTCAGTGAGGCCTGCGTTGACTCAAGAAATGCGGGTTCACGAAACCGATTGGGTGCATCTCATTTGGGGTTGATTGAGCTGGAAAGTGATGGCCTTTACTCGATCACTCAAGAAGGTGAGGGCCTGAACCCGTCGATACTCATGACGGACGCCTATATGAATTCGCGGTCTCTATCGCCGGTGAATGGGCAGCTTTGGTTGCCAAAGGGTGAGTATAAAATCCTTGCAAGTGATTATGATATTTACTGGGGGAGCAAGATAGGAATTCAGTGTTTTTCCTATCAAGTGAATAGGCATTAAGTTAAGAGCCAATAAATGGAAATAAATTTATTCTGACTATCCTGTTTTTCATATGGAGTTTTATCACTTAGCTCAATGAGATTCTGGTGTAGTACGGCAAGGCAGTATTGACCTCAGTTATACCCAGGACATACTGGTGCAGTCTATGTTCTTAGGCGCCTGCTCTAGATTTCGCCACCAGCTGGCGCTCTGGTGCGCCTTATCGGGCTTAGGTAGGGGGGGTACATGGATGTGCGACCCTCGGAACCGGTGGTGGATCTTCCCGCGCCCAGAGCATTCCGAGTGAGGAAGGGCTGGAAATTTTTGGATCCAAGTATCCCGCATATCCATTCGACTATCGATGCGCAGTGGCGTAAAAAGCGCTTATTTGAGTATTTGCAGCGTTGCGCGGACTCTTTCTCTGACTGTCTATGATGAATAGAGGGGTTGTCAGGAGTTGAGGTACCTGTGTCAGGAGCGAAGTCGACACACGACAGTAAGGACCAAGGTGGCGTACAGGAGAATCACCGGTTTGCTCTGACCGCACTGACCATCCTGTTTTTCATGTGGGGCTTTATCACCTGCCTCAATGACATTCTGGTGCCGCACCTCAAGGCGGTATTTGACCTCAGCTACACCCAAGCCATGCTGGTGCAGTTCGCCTTCTTCGGCGCCTACTTTACGGTTTCGCTGCCGGCTGGTGCCCTGGTGCGCCGTATTGGCTTTAAGTACGGTATTGTGTGCGGGCTACTACTAGCAGCGCTCGGTTGTTTGCTGTTTTATCCCGCTGCAGAGGTGCAAACCTACCCGCTGTTTTTGGGGGCGCTGTTTGTATTGGCTTCCGGTGTTACCCTATTGCAGGTCTCTGCCAATCCCTATGTCACGGCTTTGGGGGATCCTGCCACGGCGTCCAGTCGCTTGACCCTGACGCAGGGCTTCAATGCCTTGGGTACCACCTTGGCGCCATTTTTTGGTGGTGCACTCATCCTTTCGACGGCGGTAACCGCACTTCCCGATCCAAGCCATTCCGCGAAGTCGGTCCAGCTCCCCTACCTGATTCTTGCGGGCACTCTCGTATTACTCGCGGTGACCTTTTACCTACTTAAATTGCCGCGTGTTTTGCCCGAGTACACCGGCAAGGTAGTGGGGGAAAAGTCCCTCTGGTCGCATCGACATCTGGTACTCGGGGCGCTGGGGATATTTCTGTATGTTGGCGCGGAAGTGGCCATTGGCAGTTTTATGGTCAACTTCCTAGGCTTGCCGGAAGTGATGGGGATGGAGGAAGCGCAGGCGGCGAACTACATCGCGATCTACTGGGCCGGTGCCATGGTGGGGCGGTTTATCGGTGCTTTCGTTATGCGGGTCGTACCACCGGGAACTGTGCTTGCGGTAAATGGGGTCGCTGCGATTGTGCTGATATTGGTGGCAATGTTCACCAATGGGGCAGTCGCCATGTGGTCTTTGTTGCTGGTGGGTTTGTGCAACTCGATCATGTTCCCGACGATTTTTAGTTTGGCGCTGCAAGGGATGGGGGTTCAATCTGGCCAGGCATCTGGACTGCTGTGTCTGGCCATTGTCGGGGGTGCACTGGTACCGCTACTTCAAGGCGTGCTCGCGGACGCGATTGGTCTGCATCACTCCTACTTCATACCAGTGATGTGTTATCTCTACATTGTGTATTACGGCGTATTGGGCTGGCGCGCAGAGTCGCCTAGTGCGCGTAAGTCAGGCAGTTAACCGTATCGCCGCTATAGCCCAGTTCAATCTTGTCCGCGCTGCATTCAAAATCGATGTTGTGGCTGCAACCGGTCACCTTACAGGCGCCAACACCCGCATTGCGTTGTCGGCTGGTGTGGTGGCTGTTGCTGAAAAACGTATCGCAGTCCGGGTGTTCACCATCGCCAACAGTGATGGCACGTGCGTGGCATGAGGAATCGGTGTTGTAGGCGCACTCCGTTGCAGCGCAGCTGGAAACTTCAGGCATATCGGTGGCGATGATCATGGCGTGATTCTCTGCGGTTTATTGTAAAAAGACCAAACTCCCGCCCTGAGCCTAGTACAGACCTATTGCTTGTCAAATACACGGCTCGTCAAACATCGGATCGAACTCTTCAGCTGGTCACGGACGAGCGCTTATCTCCTGTGTCGCTTTTTTGTACGTGCGGATCAGGGTAGAGTAGTCCACTCGAATAAGAATAATTTGACGTTAGGAGTCGTGCGATGAGCTTTGCCAATCGGCAACAGGCCGCCCGTTACTGGAGAGAAAATATTCGCCTGATGCTCAGCTTGCTGTGTGTCTGGTTTGTGGTGTCTTTCGGTTGCGGAATACTGTTTGTAGAAGAACTGAACCAGATCCGATTTGGTGGCTTCAAGCTGGGATTCTGGTTTGCCCAGCAGGGCGCCATCTATGTGTTCCTCGGTTTGATTTTTTTCTACGTCTACAAGCTGAACCAGCTGGACAAGAAGTACGGTGTGTATGAAGGCGATGAACCTGCTCCGTCCGCGGAAGATGCTGCACCATCTGCAGGGAATAGCGGCCCCGTCGGCCAGCAGCTTGAGGGAGGGCAGTGAGCATGGATGTACAAAGCCTTACCTTCCTGATTGTTGGGGCTACCTTTGTCCTGTATATCGCCATCGCCCTCTGGGCCCGCGCGGGATCCACTAACGATTTCTATGTGGCAGGCGGAGGGGTGCACCCGGTTGCCAACGGTATGGCCACAGCGGCGGACTGGATGTCGGCGGCCTCGTTTATTTCCATGGCCGGCCTGATTTCCTTTATGGGTTACGACGGTGCGGTATATCTGCTGGGTTGGACCGGTGGCTATGTACTGCTGGCCCTGTGTCTTGCGCCCTACCTGCGTAAGTTCGGCAAGTTCACCGTGCCCGATTTTATCGGCGATCGCTATTACTCCCAGGCGGCGCGCACGGTGGCAGTGATTTGTGCCATTTTTGTCAGCTTTACCTATGTGGCCGGCCAGATGCGTGGTGTGGGCGTCGTGTTCTCCCGCTTTTTGGAAGTAGATATTGCCACCGGCGTGATGATTGGTATGGGGGTAGTGTTTTTCTACGCGGTGCTCGGCGGTATGAAGGGCATTACCTACACGCAAGTGGCCCAGTACTGTGTACTGATTTTTGCCTATATGGTGCCGGCAGTTTTTATTTCCATCATGATGACCGGCCATGTTTTTCCCCAGGCGGGCTTTGGTGGCCTGCTTGCCGATGGCACCTATCTACTGGATAAGTTGGATGGGTTATCCACAGAGCTTGGGTTTGCCGAGTACACCTCGGGTAGCAAGAGTACTGTGGATATGTTTTTCATTACCGCTGCGCTGATGGTCGGTACCGCGGGCCTGCCGCATGTGATCGTGCGCTTCTTTACCGTGCCCAAGGTGCGTGACGCGCGAAAATCTGCCGGTTGGGCACTGCTGTTTATTGCGCTGCTGTACACCACCGCGCCCGCCATTGCTTCGTTTGCCCGGGTAAATATGATCGACACTATTAACGGGCCGGACGGGCAAGGGACACCGCACGCGGAAGCCCCGAGCTGGGTTGCCAATTGGGAAGAGACTGGCCTGATTCAGTGGGACGACAAGAATGCCGACGGCAAGATGTTTTATTCCGGTGACGAACGCAATGAGATGCAGGTAGATCGCGATATTATGGTGTTGGCGAATCCGGAAATTGCCAATCTCCCTGCGTGGGTAATTGCACTGGTTGCTGCCGGTGGTGTGGCTGCGGCCTTGTCTACTTCGGCCGGGCTGTTGCTGGTTATTTCGACGTCCATTTCTCACGACCTGCTCAAGCGCAACCTGATGCCGCGCATTACCGAAAAGCAGGAACTGGGTTATGCCCGGGCCGCCGCCGCTGTCGCCGTGTGTATTGCGGGTTATCTCGGGATTAATCCACCGGGTTTTGTCGCTCAGGTGGTGGCCTTTGCCTTTGGGCTTGCGGCCTCATCATTCTTCCCGGCCATCATCATGGGGATATTCTCCAAACGGATGAATAAGGAAGGTGCGATCGCCGGCATGCTATCCGGAATCCTGTTTACGGCGGCGTATATCGTTTACTTCAAGTTTGTGAATCCGGCAGCGAATACGCCCGACAACTGGTGGTTTGGTATCTCGCCGGAAGGTATCGGAACCCTGGGCATGCTGCTGAACTTTGCCGTGGCGATTGGCGTGGCGAAATTTACCCGTAAGACGCCTGACGATGTGCAGGAAATGGTGGAAAGTATTCGCTTCCCGCAAGGCGCCGGTGCAGCCAGTGCACACTGAGTGTTGGTGATGTAAAAAAGCGAGCCTCGGCTCGCTTTTTTATTGTTTGTTCGGTTCGCTTTTCTGGTTCCAGGCGAGGAGCGCGAGTTCTTCGTTGGTCTCCGGGAATATGAAAACGTCTTCCTTGCTAAAACCGAGTTTTTCCAGCAGCTGGATGGAGGCATGGTTCTCGGGCGTGGCGATGGCGAGAATGCGCGCTAGACCGAGTGATTCTTTTCCCCATTGCATGGCCGCGGTGGCCGCCTCCAAGGCATAACCTTGCCCGCGATACTGGGGCAGATAGGCGAAGCCGACTTCGACATTATCCAGTTCGGCGCGGCGCATCAGTCCAGATTGTCCAATGGGGGTTCCGTCCTTCAGTTCTACACAACACATTCCAAGCCCGTGGGATGCATACATGGCTATGGGACCGCGCAGGAGATACTGACGCGCATCCTCGAGTGTGCGCACGCCGCGGTCACCGATAAAACGATGGAAGTCCGGGTCGTTCACCAGCTCCAGGGTGAATTGCGCATCGGCATCGCTGTCGGTGAGCTTTCGCAGGCGCAAGCGTTCGGTAGTGATAGTTGGTATTGGGGAGCTAGACATCGTATGGGGGCACTTCAGGTAACCGCTGAAAAGTAGAGAATACGCAGGTTTAGCCACAAATAAAAACGCCCACCGAAGTGGGCGTTTTTGTTCGGCTACGTGCTTGTATCAGAAGCGGTAGGTTACATTGATGGAACCGTGCTCCGAGTTCGGGCGCGCAGTAAGGTTTGCACTCACCCCGATAGCCTCCGCCGCTTGCCAACGCAAGCCAACCAATGCGCCGGCACCGTCTTCGAAGAGTCCGGTGTCTTTGCTGGCGTAGCTCGGCATTGCATTCATATTGCCAGTCATGGACTTGACGCCCACTTCCAGCATGTCGTTTTCGGTACCGGTGGTGTCTTCGTACCACAGCTGCGCGTGTGCACTCACATCACCCCAGGCTTTATCGGCGAAAGCACCGAAACGCATGGTGGTGTAGCGGCGCTCTTGGCTGCCGAAGTTCATACCAAACGGGTCGGCCTGCTGGTTGTCGGCACTGGCATAAGTGAACCCATCAATGGCTGCTTCGGTGTATCCATCCACATCGGCGGTCACCTTGGTTACGCCGGCGAATGGACCAAAGCGGGCTTCACCACGGGAAATGTTGAGGCCAGCGGTGAGGTCCAGAGTGGTGTTTTCACCACTGGTTTCGCCGTACAGGGTATCCGAGAACTGATCACCCAGCTGGAAGTGACGGCCGATACGGTCGTAATCCACATCGGTAATGGTCGC includes these proteins:
- a CDS encoding DUF917 domain-containing protein; translated protein: MRVLTRQDLEDILYGCAILGTGGGGELDEGFELIDEALALGKEFVLADPSEIPDEAMICTPYMLGAISELPAGEEGKYARLPIGEVRPILAAYQRMEAYKGTKFSGTVACELGGSNTAMAFYVAAMTGGYIVDGDPAGRAVPEITHSTYYLNDLPAAPIVTANAFGECMVIENVVDDLRAEEIVRALSMASGNDIAAVDHALRMQELRGALIGGTITKALELGRTWRATKADGGDIPANIAAQGGGDVVFRGAISTCDWKTAEGFTLGNISISGEGDYAGSDYAIWLKNENMIAWCNGEVHATIPDLICLLDMETGEPVTNPNYRVGQQVAVVVLPAPNAFLSEKGLEIFGPKYLGYSFEYRSALV
- a CDS encoding PKD domain-containing protein, with the translated sequence MEKLYEIWTNIYLGGRMQRRIYLSLMLSVVLTACGGGGGADSSSSGGTTPQNQAPTVSIAGVSAVDEGNEIVLTANASDSDGSIASYAWAVSSTEAIDLTSVTEAETSFVAPSVTEDKTVDVTVTVTDDDGATASATITVNIVDFKPDFSISYESSVTAGGGYYAYIQSDLEINDYEINQSSFPAVSEVQYKDPDEFNRIVYFLEHSESSYTLAMDVSVQFKGHEEWFTKTISVEVASSVDFERIQLNAGGSHTVSFDEFQEANIHLPFEMPFAEISISEAGLVLSAANFYSSELNSSFYLQGTLNDGRPFKTVYQVTTVVGGEAVTASGRVLYEDVELGSVSTVPVMAGSIVVRDSSDLIVSSSSISDDGSYQVDIPKGVSVDINYEPMFYKNGALIRVADNTDTNFLNTVEEVGLHISQSYADRFWSLQAVKPPTYRFAIVSSEVFDVNTPFSDLVLDSGYEAGVYDPERESAAANIISNVRRALHWVDDGDLLGWVDLDIYWSPTALDSSYAWYQGGLDTSQAYASCRRNCAGYNSARIEIEPVYHEFDDWTITHELGHYVMGSISQNDSSGGERSIADYLNPMTAYSEGYADWFAEIALDNSFDSQTPEEPYVGWFNEIAVQNSLNELFNAVGKDVAKFHQAMIDSADSPEFKTIFTFIDSLHTLDPGAVEGKLGALSQWGINSIEPDGRGEFYAIPNHLKMDPEAQDVYLPVHQRIHLGELSEACVDSRNAGSRNRLGASHLGLIELESDGLYSITQEGEGLNPSILMTDAYMNSRSLSPVNGQLWLPKGEYKILASDYDIYWGSKIGIQCFSYQVNRH
- a CDS encoding sugar MFS transporter, with protein sequence MSGAKSTHDSKDQGGVQENHRFALTALTILFFMWGFITCLNDILVPHLKAVFDLSYTQAMLVQFAFFGAYFTVSLPAGALVRRIGFKYGIVCGLLLAALGCLLFYPAAEVQTYPLFLGALFVLASGVTLLQVSANPYVTALGDPATASSRLTLTQGFNALGTTLAPFFGGALILSTAVTALPDPSHSAKSVQLPYLILAGTLVLLAVTFYLLKLPRVLPEYTGKVVGEKSLWSHRHLVLGALGIFLYVGAEVAIGSFMVNFLGLPEVMGMEEAQAANYIAIYWAGAMVGRFIGAFVMRVVPPGTVLAVNGVAAIVLILVAMFTNGAVAMWSLLLVGLCNSIMFPTIFSLALQGMGVQSGQASGLLCLAIVGGALVPLLQGVLADAIGLHHSYFIPVMCYLYIVYYGVLGWRAESPSARKSGS
- a CDS encoding DUF1540 domain-containing protein produces the protein MIIATDMPEVSSCAATECAYNTDSSCHARAITVGDGEHPDCDTFFSNSHHTSRQRNAGVGACKVTGCSHNIDFECSADKIELGYSGDTVNCLTYAH
- a CDS encoding DUF4212 domain-containing protein; amino-acid sequence: MSFANRQQAARYWRENIRLMLSLLCVWFVVSFGCGILFVEELNQIRFGGFKLGFWFAQQGAIYVFLGLIFFYVYKLNQLDKKYGVYEGDEPAPSAEDAAPSAGNSGPVGQQLEGGQ
- a CDS encoding sodium:solute symporter family protein; translated protein: MDVQSLTFLIVGATFVLYIAIALWARAGSTNDFYVAGGGVHPVANGMATAADWMSAASFISMAGLISFMGYDGAVYLLGWTGGYVLLALCLAPYLRKFGKFTVPDFIGDRYYSQAARTVAVICAIFVSFTYVAGQMRGVGVVFSRFLEVDIATGVMIGMGVVFFYAVLGGMKGITYTQVAQYCVLIFAYMVPAVFISIMMTGHVFPQAGFGGLLADGTYLLDKLDGLSTELGFAEYTSGSKSTVDMFFITAALMVGTAGLPHVIVRFFTVPKVRDARKSAGWALLFIALLYTTAPAIASFARVNMIDTINGPDGQGTPHAEAPSWVANWEETGLIQWDDKNADGKMFYSGDERNEMQVDRDIMVLANPEIANLPAWVIALVAAGGVAAALSTSAGLLLVISTSISHDLLKRNLMPRITEKQELGYARAAAAVAVCIAGYLGINPPGFVAQVVAFAFGLAASSFFPAIIMGIFSKRMNKEGAIAGMLSGILFTAAYIVYFKFVNPAANTPDNWWFGISPEGIGTLGMLLNFAVAIGVAKFTRKTPDDVQEMVESIRFPQGAGAASAH
- a CDS encoding GNAT family N-acetyltransferase encodes the protein MSSSPIPTITTERLRLRKLTDSDADAQFTLELVNDPDFHRFIGDRGVRTLEDARQYLLRGPIAMYASHGLGMCCVELKDGTPIGQSGLMRRAELDNVEVGFAYLPQYRGQGYALEAATAAMQWGKESLGLARILAIATPENHASIQLLEKLGFSKEDVFIFPETNEELALLAWNQKSEPNKQ